The Candidatus Bathyarchaeia archaeon genome window below encodes:
- a CDS encoding protein translocase SEC61 complex subunit gamma, giving the protein MGLISFVKASLRLLKLAKKPSRDEFWLSIKICFLGIIIVGLVGFIIYLLAGFIKMPLGA; this is encoded by the coding sequence TTGGGTTTAATTTCATTCGTAAAGGCAAGCTTAAGATTGCTTAAACTCGCTAAGAAGCCTAGTAGAGATGAGTTTTGGTTATCTATAAAAATATGCTTTTTGGGCATAATTATAGTTGGCTTAGTGGGCTTCATAATATACTTACTTGCAGGATTTATTAAAATGCCGTTAGGTGCGTGA
- a CDS encoding KaiC domain-containing protein encodes MAIDRVLTGIPGFDDILNGGIPKRNVVLLAGGPGTGKSIFGYQYLFNGLVRNQPGVLVALEEHPVQIRLSMSQFGWDVTSYEEKGKFALVDAFTAGIGEAAKREKYVVRAPDDFQSLIDVLRSAVKDIGAERVVVDSVTTLYITKPTLARSMVLQLKKVLSGLGCTSILVSQVSVTERGFGGPGVEHAADGIIRLDLDEINGELKRSIIVWKMRGTAHSMRRHPFEITDKGLIVKSREIITVARRVSEVE; translated from the coding sequence ATGGCTATTGATAGAGTATTAACTGGCATCCCAGGGTTCGATGATATATTAAATGGGGGCATACCTAAGCGTAATGTAGTCCTTCTAGCTGGCGGTCCTGGAACTGGAAAATCAATATTTGGCTATCAATATTTATTTAATGGGTTAGTGAGGAATCAGCCGGGTGTACTTGTAGCGTTAGAAGAGCATCCCGTTCAGATAAGGTTGTCCATGTCACAGTTCGGTTGGGATGTTACATCGTATGAGGAGAAGGGTAAATTTGCTCTAGTTGACGCTTTTACCGCTGGAATAGGTGAAGCTGCTAAAAGAGAGAAATATGTTGTTAGGGCACCGGATGATTTTCAGTCACTTATTGATGTTCTCAGATCTGCTGTTAAAGATATTGGCGCGGAAAGAGTTGTTGTAGACTCGGTTACAACGCTCTATATAACTAAGCCTACCTTAGCCAGGAGTATGGTTCTCCAACTTAAAAAGGTTTTATCTGGTTTAGGATGTACATCAATACTTGTCTCGCAAGTAAGTGTTACTGAGAGGGGATTTGGCGGTCCAGGTGTTGAGCACGCGGCTGATGGAATAATTAGACTTGATTTAGATGAGATTAATGGTGAGCTTAAACGTAGCATTATTGTTTGGAAAATGCGTGGAACGGCACACTCAATGAGAAGGCATCCATTTGAGATAACTGATAAAGGTCTTATTGTTAAGTCGAGAGAAATTATTACAGTAGCTAGGAGGGTGAGTGAAGTTGAGTGA
- a CDS encoding transcriptional regulator: protein MSEIPLSPIGREQIHKLEALLLVNSILRPDVLEELRNPEERITWVDSLAVAAALAREKAKMAVTRIAEEIGRTESTIKNHLQGKTRAGQIVRETYEKISREGLSIILPENVMLKEENQRLKSELDEERRKRQEMQKILESVHETLTQILNQISKIKV from the coding sequence TTGAGTGAAATACCTCTCTCACCAATTGGAAGAGAGCAAATCCATAAGCTTGAGGCTCTACTTCTAGTAAATAGTATTCTGAGACCGGATGTTCTCGAGGAATTAAGAAACCCTGAGGAAAGAATAACTTGGGTTGATAGCCTCGCTGTTGCAGCAGCTTTAGCCAGAGAGAAGGCGAAGATGGCAGTGACCCGGATAGCTGAGGAGATTGGAAGAACAGAATCTACTATAAAAAACCATCTCCAAGGCAAAACTAGGGCTGGGCAAATAGTGAGGGAGACATATGAAAAGATATCTAGAGAGGGTCTGAGTATAATCTTACCAGAAAACGTTATGTTGAAGGAAGAAAACCAGCGCTTAAAGTCCGAGCTAGACGAAGAAAGAAGGAAAAGACAGGAAATGCAAAAAATTCTTGAGAGCGTACATGAAACACTAACACAGATACTTAATCAGATAAGTAAAATTAAGGTTTAA
- a CDS encoding nitroreductase family protein, which translates to MEIFGIFKSRRSIRSFTGENVSDEKIEKIIEAARWAPSAGNIQPWEFIVIRRLETKREIAKAALNQFFIEEAPVVIVVCADEARSSRVYGSRGASLYCIQDTAAAIENMLLAICALGLGACWVGAFNEEEVKRILRIPRGLRPVAIIPIGHPAERPSPPHKRTLKDIIHYEIF; encoded by the coding sequence GTGGAAATATTTGGTATATTTAAATCTAGAAGAAGTATTCGCTCTTTCACTGGCGAAAATGTTAGCGATGAAAAGATTGAGAAGATTATTGAGGCTGCAAGATGGGCTCCTTCAGCTGGAAATATTCAACCATGGGAATTTATTGTTATTAGGAGACTTGAGACTAAAAGGGAGATTGCTAAAGCCGCATTAAATCAATTCTTTATAGAGGAAGCCCCGGTAGTTATAGTTGTATGTGCAGATGAAGCTAGATCTAGTAGGGTATATGGGAGCCGTGGGGCAAGTCTCTATTGCATACAGGATACAGCCGCCGCAATTGAGAATATGCTTCTAGCTATTTGTGCGCTTGGTTTAGGAGCATGCTGGGTTGGAGCCTTCAATGAGGAGGAGGTTAAGCGAATTTTAAGAATACCTAGAGGCTTAAGGCCTGTGGCAATAATACCTATAGGGCATCCAGCTGAGAGACCATCCCCACCACATAAGAGGACATTAAAAGATATTATTCACTACGAGATTTTTTAA
- a CDS encoding translation initiation factor IF-2 subunit gamma has protein sequence MVKVGGLPRQPEVNIGTIGHVDHGKTTLVEALTGVWAARHSEELKRGITIKLGYADAAVYKCPVCEPPHNYSTSEICPNCGAKGEFIRALSFVDSPGHEALMATMLSGAAVMDGVILVIAADEPCPQPQTREHLAAIEIVGVNKVVIAQTKIDLVDKKRALESYKEIIEFTKGTVAEGAPIIPVSALHSVNIDLLLYAIEKYIPTPSRDPTKPPQMYVVRSFDVNKPGTPIEDLTGGVIGGSILQGKFRVEEELEIRPGISLQGKGVYEPLFTKITSLHAGGRYVKEAMCGGLVGVGTLLDPSLTKADGLAGNVAGKPGSLPPTRYELTMEIHLFERVVGAKEQTEVKRVSVGEALLLDVGTAITTGSVTHIKGDTADLKLTRPVCAKENSRVAISRKMMGRWRLIGYGIIK, from the coding sequence ATGGTTAAAGTTGGTGGGCTGCCGCGTCAACCCGAAGTTAATATCGGTACGATAGGTCATGTTGATCATGGGAAGACAACTCTTGTTGAGGCGCTTACTGGCGTTTGGGCGGCGAGACATAGTGAGGAGTTGAAGAGAGGTATTACAATAAAGCTTGGATATGCTGATGCAGCAGTCTATAAATGTCCTGTATGTGAACCCCCGCATAATTATTCAACAAGCGAAATTTGTCCAAATTGCGGAGCTAAGGGCGAATTTATTAGGGCACTGAGCTTTGTGGACTCGCCTGGACATGAGGCTTTAATGGCGACTATGCTTTCTGGAGCAGCTGTTATGGATGGTGTCATTTTAGTTATAGCTGCTGATGAGCCATGCCCTCAACCCCAAACCCGTGAACATCTTGCAGCGATAGAAATAGTGGGCGTTAATAAAGTAGTTATAGCCCAGACCAAGATAGATTTAGTTGACAAGAAGAGGGCTCTCGAAAGCTATAAGGAGATAATTGAATTCACAAAAGGAACGGTGGCAGAGGGAGCGCCAATAATCCCGGTATCGGCACTTCACTCAGTTAACATAGACCTGTTATTGTATGCTATAGAAAAGTATATTCCGACACCATCCAGGGACCCAACGAAGCCGCCGCAAATGTATGTTGTCCGCTCCTTTGACGTAAATAAACCTGGAACACCCATTGAAGATCTTACTGGAGGAGTTATAGGGGGCTCAATACTTCAGGGTAAGTTTAGGGTTGAAGAGGAACTCGAAATAAGACCTGGAATAAGTCTCCAAGGCAAGGGAGTGTATGAACCACTCTTCACAAAGATAACGAGTTTACATGCAGGTGGCAGATATGTTAAGGAGGCTATGTGCGGTGGGTTGGTTGGAGTTGGTACCCTCTTAGATCCCTCTTTAACAAAAGCTGATGGATTAGCTGGAAATGTTGCTGGAAAACCTGGCTCACTTCCACCTACGAGATATGAGCTAACTATGGAGATTCATCTCTTTGAGCGTGTTGTTGGGGCAAAAGAGCAAACTGAAGTTAAGAGAGTGAGCGTTGGAGAGGCTCTTCTACTGGATGTTGGAACGGCGATTACAACTGGAAGCGTCACACATATAAAGGGTGATACTGCCGATCTTAAGCTTACACGTCCAGTTTGCGCTAAAGAGAATTCTAGAGTTGCAATAAGCCGGAAAATGATGGGAAGATGGAGACTAATTGGTTACGGAATAATAAAATAG
- a CDS encoding zinc ribbon domain-containing protein has product MTTCSKCGFRLPSDAAFCPNCGSPIKKFEERALPSDFVGNLLILGLIGTFLSLSISMLAGSIELYFLPSFFSALVVIYFSRTKRLKDAIIIAATIYLFTDAILTGLFLGTLFATQRPIDSYYAEYYRNYIPTIIDVLMYSISPVMAVVSGYIGFKIAPKRREEVYEYPRESGIGPTLVYSIKNTFKKFKYGVIGS; this is encoded by the coding sequence ATGACCACATGCAGTAAATGCGGCTTTAGGTTACCTAGCGATGCAGCTTTCTGCCCCAATTGTGGAAGCCCAATTAAAAAATTTGAAGAACGCGCTCTTCCATCAGATTTCGTGGGAAATCTTTTAATATTGGGATTAATAGGCACATTTTTATCACTTTCAATCTCAATGCTTGCCGGCTCCATAGAATTATATTTCCTACCATCATTTTTCTCAGCCTTAGTAGTCATATACTTTTCGAGAACTAAAAGACTTAAGGACGCCATTATAATTGCTGCAACAATATATCTTTTCACAGACGCAATACTCACCGGACTATTCCTCGGCACCCTCTTTGCAACACAGCGACCTATAGATTCATACTATGCAGAATACTATAGGAATTATATACCAACAATAATCGATGTTCTAATGTACTCAATATCGCCAGTAATGGCAGTAGTATCTGGTTACATTGGCTTTAAAATAGCTCCAAAAAGAAGAGAGGAAGTATATGAATATCCTAGGGAAAGCGGTATTGGACCTACGCTAGTTTACAGTATTAAAAATACTTTCAAAAAATTTAAATATGGTGTCATAGGCTCTTAA
- a CDS encoding 50S ribosomal protein L44e, translating to MNVPKEIRTYCPRCNKHTVHTVSLYKDGRRRALAKGERAHERERKGYGGQKYPMLKRKAKTTKKQTLKLRCKDCGHIIHKEGVRLKKLTIQ from the coding sequence ATGAACGTACCTAAGGAGATAAGAACTTACTGTCCAAGGTGCAATAAGCACACTGTGCATACTGTTTCCCTCTATAAGGATGGCAGACGCAGGGCTCTCGCTAAAGGCGAGAGAGCTCATGAAAGGGAAAGGAAGGGTTACGGTGGGCAAAAGTACCCCATGCTTAAACGTAAGGCTAAGACAACAAAGAAACAAACATTAAAGCTTAGATGTAAAGATTGTGGTCATATTATTCACAAGGAAGGTGTACGTCTAAAGAAACTTACAATACAGTAG
- a CDS encoding 30S ribosomal protein S27e, with protein MKLKIWEKIIPKPKSNFLQVKCPECGNEQIIFSHVASIVRCNICSAILAEPTGGKANIKGEIITRFE; from the coding sequence TTGAAGTTGAAGATTTGGGAGAAGATCATACCTAAACCTAAAAGCAATTTTCTTCAAGTTAAATGTCCAGAGTGCGGTAATGAACAAATAATATTCAGTCATGTAGCATCAATTGTTCGCTGTAATATTTGCAGCGCTATTCTCGCGGAGCCAACTGGCGGGAAAGCAAATATAAAAGGCGAAATAATAACTAGATTCGAGTAA
- a CDS encoding translation initiation factor IF-2 subunit alpha, with translation MPIVKGNEWPEVGELVISTVNEISDYGAYVTLDEYGKEGFLHISEISSGWIRNIRDYVREGEKVVLKVLRVNPEKNQIDLSLRRVTQREKREKILLWKRSRKAESILRSASQKLGMTLEELYEKVAEPLERTFSDIYEGLETAAREGVDALLKIGLPKEIAEALTAIAKEKIRVSEAKVKGVLNLTCIKPDGILRIKEALLKAKESGSKKGTNVRIYVVAPPKYHVEVTAKDYREANSILKIVADTAIDMITKLGGHGSFESE, from the coding sequence ATGCCAATAGTTAAAGGCAATGAATGGCCTGAAGTTGGCGAACTCGTAATATCTACAGTTAACGAGATAAGTGATTATGGCGCATATGTAACTTTAGATGAATATGGTAAAGAAGGCTTCCTCCATATTTCCGAGATATCATCTGGCTGGATAAGGAATATCCGCGACTACGTCCGTGAAGGTGAAAAAGTCGTCTTAAAGGTTTTAAGAGTTAACCCAGAGAAAAATCAAATAGACCTATCACTTAGGAGAGTCACACAACGTGAAAAAAGAGAGAAGATTTTATTATGGAAAAGAAGCCGGAAGGCTGAGAGTATCCTTAGGAGTGCATCACAGAAACTTGGAATGACCTTGGAGGAATTATATGAGAAGGTTGCTGAGCCTCTTGAGAGGACCTTTAGTGATATTTATGAGGGATTAGAGACCGCTGCGAGGGAGGGAGTGGACGCGTTACTTAAAATTGGCTTGCCAAAAGAAATAGCTGAAGCTCTCACGGCGATTGCAAAAGAAAAAATTAGGGTTTCAGAAGCCAAAGTTAAAGGAGTATTAAATCTAACATGTATAAAGCCTGATGGCATCTTAAGGATAAAGGAAGCGTTACTAAAGGCTAAGGAAAGCGGATCAAAAAAGGGAACAAATGTTAGGATTTACGTAGTGGCCCCGCCTAAATATCACGTTGAGGTTACAGCTAAAGATTATAGAGAGGCAAATTCTATTCTAAAGATTGTGGCTGACACTGCCATAGACATGATAACTAAGCTTGGCGGACATGGATCATTTGAGAGTGAATAA
- a CDS encoding RNA-protein complex protein Nop10, producing MVWLLRKCVKCGEYTLKKTSCPYCNGEVRIPHPAKFSPDDKYAIYKSALRSWLYEKDNDSRERKG from the coding sequence ATGGTTTGGCTATTAAGAAAGTGCGTAAAATGCGGGGAATACACGCTTAAAAAAACATCGTGCCCATATTGTAATGGGGAAGTGCGCATTCCTCATCCAGCAAAATTTTCACCGGACGATAAATATGCCATTTATAAAAGCGCCCTAAGGAGCTGGTTGTATGAAAAAGACAATGATAGTAGAGAAAGAAAGGGTTAA
- a CDS encoding proteasome assembly chaperone family protein, giving the protein MKKTMIVEKERVKLKNPILIEGLPGLGMVGRITVKYLIRQLKAKKFAELYSPHFAYYVLVNEEGSINLLKNEFYYWNNESGENDLILLTGESQAQTIEGQYEVADTILEFAKNKNVKLIITIGGYRKDVVDTPQVLASATSPETLRKALEAGSLSSPSGSPIVGAAGLMLGLAKLKDIEGICLLGETPGYIPDPRPAKSILTVLMRMLNLKLDLSDLDKEIHRIAQIEEQMRKIEEQRRATEREIRRMEEEKISYIG; this is encoded by the coding sequence ATGAAAAAGACAATGATAGTAGAGAAAGAAAGGGTTAAATTGAAAAATCCCATTCTTATAGAGGGACTTCCTGGACTTGGAATGGTTGGCAGAATAACCGTTAAATATTTAATAAGGCAACTTAAAGCTAAAAAGTTCGCTGAACTTTATTCACCTCACTTCGCCTATTATGTTCTCGTCAACGAGGAGGGTAGCATAAATCTTCTTAAAAATGAATTTTATTATTGGAATAATGAATCTGGTGAAAACGACTTAATACTTTTAACTGGCGAGAGCCAAGCGCAAACAATTGAGGGACAGTATGAAGTGGCAGATACAATACTTGAGTTTGCAAAGAATAAGAATGTTAAGTTAATAATAACAATTGGAGGGTATAGAAAAGATGTTGTGGACACACCGCAAGTTTTAGCTTCAGCCACAAGCCCAGAGACTCTTAGAAAAGCTTTGGAAGCGGGATCCCTTAGCAGTCCTTCCGGAAGCCCGATTGTCGGAGCCGCTGGGCTAATGTTAGGTTTAGCTAAACTTAAAGATATTGAGGGAATATGTTTACTGGGCGAGACACCTGGTTACATACCTGACCCAAGACCCGCTAAAAGCATTCTAACAGTTCTTATGAGAATGTTAAATTTAAAGCTGGATTTATCAGATTTAGATAAGGAGATTCATAGAATTGCGCAGATTGAGGAGCAGATGAGGAAGATAGAGGAGCAACGTAGAGCAACCGAAAGAGAGATTAGGAGAATGGAGGAGGAAAAAATTTCCTATATTGGATAA
- a CDS encoding thioredoxin family protein → MSGKEKVKVEIIYFYSDLYESRRSLLPIIRRLQKKRKDIHIHLINIEEPENSELAELYNVNSVPLIIFLTPKGEVATRKSMPLSDESIINEIANQIIRGDLPKPHVNELKRKILDSFKSVSRRNELTQLIVEQIESDILEADSEAEIYDTINLHISAINHTISDLEEYKTILQKYMRKKQDFII, encoded by the coding sequence ATGAGCGGGAAAGAGAAAGTGAAAGTTGAGATAATATACTTCTATTCGGATCTCTATGAAAGCAGAAGGAGTCTGCTTCCAATAATAAGGAGACTTCAAAAAAAGAGGAAGGATATTCATATTCACCTAATTAATATTGAAGAGCCGGAGAATAGCGAACTAGCGGAACTCTATAATGTTAATAGTGTCCCACTGATCATATTTTTGACGCCTAAAGGTGAAGTAGCCACTAGAAAGAGCATGCCCTTATCCGATGAGAGTATTATAAATGAGATTGCAAACCAAATTATTAGAGGGGATTTACCTAAACCTCATGTGAATGAACTTAAGAGGAAAATCTTAGATTCATTTAAATCAGTCTCTAGACGAAATGAACTTACACAGCTGATAGTTGAGCAAATTGAAAGCGATATACTTGAGGCTGATTCAGAAGCGGAAATTTACGATACTATAAACCTTCATATAAGCGCAATAAACCATACAATTAGTGATTTAGAAGAATATAAGACTATTCTACAGAAGTATATGAGGAAGAAACAGGACTTCATTATATAA
- the tuf gene encoding translation elongation factor EF-1 subunit alpha gives MSKPEKPHLNLVIIGHVDHGKSTTMGHFLYLAGVVDERTVKQYEEEARKMGKESFKYAWILDNLKEERERGLTIDLRYLKFETPKYFFTIIDAPGHRDFVKNMITGASQADAAILFVSAKKGEFEAGIGPGGQTREHAFLAFTLGVRQLIVCINKMDDPTVNWSKERYEEIKNEVSRMLRLVGYNVAKIPFIPTSGWTGDNLIKPSPNMTWYKGPTLYEALDLFEVPPKPIDKPLRIPVQDVYSITGVGTVPVGRVETGVLKEGDKVIFMPSGKIGEVKSIETHYVRIPRAEPGDNIGFNVRGLAKTDIRRGDVAGHPEHPPTVAKEFIGQIIVIYHPTAIAAGYTPVLHVHTAQVACKFAELIRKIDPRTGQVVEEKPAFLKTGDAALVRFEPVRPVCLEVYTEFPELGRFAIRDMGTTIAAGIVKEITKKA, from the coding sequence ATGAGCAAGCCAGAAAAACCCCACTTAAACCTAGTTATAATTGGACATGTAGACCATGGTAAATCAACGACGATGGGACATTTCCTATATTTAGCTGGTGTAGTCGATGAGCGGACAGTGAAACAGTATGAGGAAGAAGCCAGAAAAATGGGTAAGGAATCGTTTAAGTATGCTTGGATACTTGACAATCTTAAGGAGGAGCGAGAAAGGGGTCTGACAATAGATTTACGATATCTAAAGTTTGAGACTCCGAAATACTTCTTCACAATTATAGATGCGCCGGGACATAGGGACTTCGTAAAGAACATGATAACCGGGGCAAGCCAAGCTGATGCAGCAATTCTCTTCGTCTCGGCTAAGAAGGGTGAGTTTGAAGCTGGTATAGGTCCAGGAGGACAGACTAGAGAGCACGCCTTTCTAGCGTTTACTTTAGGAGTCAGACAACTCATAGTATGCATAAATAAAATGGATGATCCAACTGTTAACTGGAGTAAGGAGCGCTACGAGGAGATTAAGAATGAAGTGAGCCGAATGCTGAGATTAGTTGGCTACAATGTTGCGAAGATACCATTTATTCCAACATCAGGATGGACGGGCGATAACCTAATTAAGCCGAGCCCGAACATGACTTGGTATAAAGGTCCAACATTGTATGAAGCCCTAGATTTATTTGAGGTGCCGCCTAAGCCGATCGATAAACCTCTTAGAATACCAGTACAAGACGTATATTCAATAACTGGTGTTGGCACAGTACCTGTTGGACGTGTTGAGACAGGTGTGCTGAAAGAGGGAGACAAAGTAATTTTTATGCCCTCTGGCAAAATAGGTGAAGTGAAGTCTATTGAAACTCACTATGTCAGAATACCTAGGGCTGAACCTGGAGACAATATAGGTTTTAACGTTAGGGGCTTAGCGAAGACTGATATAAGGAGAGGTGATGTTGCTGGGCATCCGGAGCATCCGCCAACCGTAGCTAAGGAGTTCATAGGACAAATAATAGTTATCTATCATCCGACAGCCATAGCTGCTGGATATACACCGGTACTCCATGTTCACACGGCGCAAGTTGCATGTAAGTTTGCTGAGCTCATAAGAAAAATTGATCCGAGAACTGGTCAGGTAGTAGAAGAGAAACCAGCATTCCTTAAAACTGGGGACGCTGCACTCGTCAGATTTGAGCCTGTGAGACCAGTATGCTTGGAAGTTTACACAGAGTTTCCAGAGCTGGGCAGGTTCGCCATACGTGACATGGGAACAACAATTGCCGCTGGCATAGTTAAGGAGATAACTAAGAAGGCTTAG
- a CDS encoding bis-aminopropyl spermidine synthase family protein encodes MKRIETQILSSLTESEKSFWELLDENQYTVKEFVAVINNLFRDGLISVRGDRIYLTEKGLSYVNKIHLEFKSKICSECEGKRIIFDGKFKGIMEKFTEIIKDRPLPNAAFFQGYMRVQDVIFRMALMHHYNDLAGKSFILIGDDDLLSVALALTNLPSRIFVLDIDAGLGRYIGGLCKEHGLEIEFQQYDVSSPLPKGLLGAFDVFSSEPLETLSGLKAFLSRGIACLKENGVGYIGLSTAEASYRKWKSVEKMLLQMNCVITDIIRDFSKYKTLYETVNYEMFTKKLSFPVNENPGIYWYKSSLFRFEVLGKPKPIVKPEKHVLIRYIDRRDDVTNPLLYSNNK; translated from the coding sequence ATGAAAAGAATCGAAACACAAATACTCAGCTCCCTCACGGAATCTGAAAAGAGCTTCTGGGAGTTGCTTGATGAGAATCAATACACTGTGAAAGAGTTTGTGGCTGTAATAAATAACCTTTTTAGAGATGGTTTAATAAGTGTTAGAGGAGATAGAATCTATTTAACAGAAAAAGGGCTAAGTTATGTCAATAAAATTCACTTAGAATTTAAGAGTAAAATATGTAGTGAATGTGAGGGTAAAAGAATAATTTTTGATGGAAAGTTTAAGGGGATTATGGAGAAGTTTACGGAGATTATTAAAGATAGACCTTTACCAAATGCTGCTTTCTTTCAAGGATATATGCGTGTACAGGACGTTATATTTAGGATGGCGTTAATGCATCACTATAATGACTTAGCTGGCAAATCATTTATATTGATAGGTGATGACGACTTGCTTAGCGTAGCTTTAGCCTTAACAAATTTGCCCTCAAGAATATTTGTTTTAGATATTGATGCGGGCCTCGGCAGATACATTGGGGGATTATGTAAAGAGCATGGATTAGAGATAGAATTCCAGCAATACGATGTTTCAAGTCCCCTTCCAAAGGGTTTGTTAGGCGCATTCGATGTTTTTTCTTCAGAGCCTCTCGAAACCTTAAGCGGGCTTAAAGCGTTTCTCTCTAGGGGTATTGCATGTTTAAAAGAGAATGGTGTTGGATATATCGGGCTATCGACGGCTGAAGCATCATATAGAAAATGGAAGAGCGTTGAGAAAATGCTTCTACAAATGAATTGCGTGATAACTGATATAATTAGAGATTTCTCAAAATATAAAACCCTCTATGAAACTGTGAACTACGAAATGTTCACTAAAAAATTAAGTTTTCCAGTTAACGAGAATCCGGGAATTTACTGGTATAAATCCTCACTATTTAGATTTGAGGTTTTAGGAAAACCAAAACCTATAGTGAAACCTGAAAAGCATGTGCTCATTAGATATATTGATCGAAGAGACGACGTAACCAATCCTCTACTTTATTCTAATAATAAATAA
- the speD gene encoding adenosylmethionine decarboxylase has translation MGVHIIADFLGVDPGKIARVEDLRIILDRVVSKSGLHVVSSIFHQFKPHGVSVAYILSESHLSVHTWPEFGYVALDIFTCGADECAFKAFDLLIDELKPVTVEKKVLRREFYEKNRNTNTQLPHGI, from the coding sequence TTGGGCGTCCATATAATTGCCGACTTCCTGGGGGTAGACCCCGGGAAGATTGCAAGGGTAGAAGATCTACGTATTATTTTGGATAGGGTGGTCTCTAAATCTGGGCTTCATGTTGTTTCTTCAATTTTCCATCAATTTAAGCCTCATGGCGTCTCTGTCGCGTACATTTTGAGCGAGTCTCATTTGAGCGTTCATACATGGCCTGAATTTGGTTATGTTGCTTTAGACATATTTACTTGTGGCGCAGATGAATGTGCTTTTAAAGCGTTTGATCTCTTAATTGATGAATTAAAGCCTGTGACAGTAGAGAAGAAGGTGCTAAGAAGGGAGTTTTATGAAAAGAATCGAAACACAAATACTCAGCTCCCTCACGGAATCTGA